One region of Quercus lobata isolate SW786 chromosome 2, ValleyOak3.0 Primary Assembly, whole genome shotgun sequence genomic DNA includes:
- the LOC115975201 gene encoding probable trehalase, with translation MTKILKPYFILPYSHALNFKELSLLSLALLISDSVLTTMSVSESLSPCSSNIEPVIPTTPLVSFFERLQETALNTFGETNFDPKLYVDLSLKFDLPTTEDAFVELPKSANGSLSAEDLKGFIEKYFESAGNDMVYCEPVDFVPEPEGFLPKVKNPEVRAWALEVHALWKSLSRKVSDQVQKRPELHSMLPLPEPVMIPGSRFREIYYWDSYWVIRGLLASKMYETAKGIVTNLIYFIEEYGYVLNGGRAYYTNRSQPPLLSAMIYEIYNKTGDMQLVKKSLPALLKEYCFWNSDIHKVIIQDSQSCNHTLNRYYAMWNKPRPEATTKDKKFASKISNVSEKQQFYHELASTAESGWDFSSRWMRNPSDFTTLATTTILPVDLNTFILKMELDIAFLAKVTGDDSTATSFIEASQSRLNAIKSVFWNEEVGQWLDYWLNDSTCKGCQTWEACNQKQSVFASNFIPLWVESFYSDTSLVEKVMKSFQGSGLLCPYGIATSLMNSGEQWDFPNGWAPLQHMIVEGLARSGSKEARSVAEDIAMRWIRTNYVAYKKTGKMHEKYNVEKCGEFGGGGKYVPQTGFGWSNGVVLAFLEEFGWPQDQMIDC, from the exons atgacAAAGATTCTCAAACCTTATTTCATACTGCCATACTCTCATGCTCTGAACTTTAAAGAACTCTCTTTACTCTCTCTTGCGCTACTTATCTCAGACTCTGTACTAACAACAATGTCTGTCTCAGAATCTTTGTCACCTTGCAGTTCTAACATAGAACCTGTGATCCCCACAACCCCTTTGGTCAGCTTCTTTGAACGTCTCCAAGAAACCGCTCTCAACACCTTTGGAGAAACAAACTTTGACCCAAAACTTTACGTTGATCTGTCACTGAAATTCGATTTGCCAACCACTGAGGACGCTTTTGTCGAGCTTCCAAAGTCCGCAAATGGGTCTTTATCAGCTGAGGATTTGAAAGGGTTTATAGAGAAGTACTTTGAGAGTGCAGGGAATGACATGGTGTACTGTGAGCCAGTGGATTTTGTCCCAGAACCTGAGGGGTTCTTGCCAAAGGTGAAGAACCCAGAAGTGAGGGCCTGGGCTTTGGAGGTGCATGCTTTATGGAAGAGTTTGAGTAGGAAAGTCTCTGATCAAGTGCAGAAGCGACCAGAGTTGCATAGTATGCTTCCTCTGCCTGAGCCAGTCATGATTCCTGGGTCAAGGTTTAGAGAGATCTATTACTGGGATTCTTACTGGGTTATTcg GGGCTTGCTAGCAAGTAAGATGTATGAGACTGCAAAAGGAATTGTGACTAATCTTATTTACTTCATAGAAGAGTATGGATATGTTCTTAATGGTGGAAGGGCTTATTACACTAATAGAAG CCAGCCTCCCCTTCTGAGTGCTATGATTTATGAGATATACAATAAGACTGGTGATATGCAACTGGTTAAAAAATCTCTCCCTGCACTGCTCAAAGAGTATTGCTTTTGGAATTCAG ATATACATAAGGTGATCATTCAAGATTCTCAATCTTGCAACCATACTTTAAACCGGTATTATGCAATGTGGAACAAACCCAGGCCTGAAGCTACAACCAAA GACAAGAAATTTGCTTCCAAGATCTCAAATGTTTCTGAAAAACAGCAGTTTTACCATGAACTGGCTTCGACTGCTGAATCTGGCTGGGACTTCAGCTCAAGGTGGATGAG GAATCCCTCGGATTTTACCACGTTGGCTACAACAACAATTTTACCTGTTGACTTAAATACTTTTATACTTAAG ATGGAGCTAGACATTGCGTTCTTAGCAAAAGTTACTGGAGATGATAGCACTGCTACGAGCTTCATCGAAGCTTCTCAGTCCAGACTGAATGCAATCAAATCTGTTTTCTGGAATGAGGAGGTGGGACAATGGCTTGATTACTGGCTCAATGATAGCACATGCAAG GGATGTCAAACATGGGAAGCTTGTAACcagaagcagagtgtatttgctTCAAACTTCATTCCTTTGTGGGTTGAGTCGTTCTACTCAG ATACTTCCCTGGTGGAGAAAGTCATGAAAAGCTTCCAAGGTTCAGGCCTGCTTTGTCCTTACGGAATTGCAACTTCTTTGATGAATTCAGGAGAACAATG GGACTTTCCAAATGGTTGGGCTCCACTTCAGCACATGATAGTTGAAGGCCTAGCAAGATCTGGATCAAAAGAAGCAAGATCAGTAGCTGAAGACATTGCTATGAGGTGGATCAGAACCAACTATGTTGCCTACAAGAAGACAGgcaaaatgcatgaaaaatataatgtgGAAAAGTGTGGAGAATTTGGAGGTGGTGGTAAATATGTACCCCAG ACTGGTTTTGGCTGGTCAAATGGAGTTGTTTTGGCTTTTCTAGAGGAGTTTGGATGGCCTCAGGACCAGATGATAGATTGCTAA